One segment of Plasmodium vivax chromosome 14, whole genome shotgun sequence DNA contains the following:
- a CDS encoding hypothetical protein, conserved (encoded by transcript PVX_101460A), with protein MLHLVAANLRGSPPRVKNLLTSLTKRSYGIHPARKSPLCKRFSTESSPSHTDTVLPENAVTYDTPNFHFIIYGILHGQINEKRCSGKDASEILRKVKPNYVLLELCQQRLKKIMDILSNQEKKKHYDNDYSKFTYLPRIHNGFLQNEFLPIIQDSIKNKWKIFPLDRNVSTVRNRLDSRLLYDTSAYRKFFTYCIESISLRHYSFEEFTKLYQKYAASAATDKGPPHRGTSVDGTADGTVDTPTKGTHEGELLTNTYSKQNVRGNFPSETTEEGGGEPRRTCTPKDADQSDEIEIWKKLNLLQTLNERLKYLSKPTYEILVEEKCKYMANNIWCFLLNNEEHFFEKAPQRKTIFVLCSANILHKLVEEMDRAYLSLHKRYESNISSNTLESLVFENPYTSYGTYVKPHWPLILIKYYLIPSFILYAMLNTFYALTAWIYKSNFQRSSPLSHKIIDIEV; from the coding sequence ATGCTACACCTCGTGGCGGCAAACCTCCGggggtcccccccccgcgtgaAGAACCTACTCACATCCCTCACGAAACGTTCGTACGGAATACACCCCGCGCGTAAGTCCCCCCTGTGTAAGCGCTTCTCAACTGAGAGCAGTCCCTCCCACACTGACACGGTCCTACCAGAAAACGCCGTGACGTATGATACCCCCAATTTCCACTTCATCATTTATGGCATACTGCACGGGCagataaatgaaaaaaggtgTAGCGGAAAAGACGCATcagaaattttaagaaaagtGAAACCGAATTATGTTCTGCTAGAACTGTGCCAACAAAGGCTGAAGAAAATAATGGACATCCTTTCGaaccaagaaaaaaaaaaacactacgATAATGATTATAGCAAATTTACGTACCTGCCAAGAATACATAATGgctttttacaaaatgaatttttaccCATCATTCAGGActccataaaaaataaatggaaaatatttccGCTCGATCGAAACGTGAGCACCGTTAGAAATCGACTCGATTCGAGACTCCTCTACGACACGAGTGCTTACAGAAAATTCTTCACGTACTGCATTGAATCCATATCCCTGAGGCACTACTCCTTTGAGGAGTTTACCAAACTGTATCAGAAGTATGCCGCGTCTGCCGCAACTGACAAGGGTCCTCCTCACCGTGGCACATCAGTAGATGGCACGGCAGATGGCACTGTGGATACCCCCACGAAAGGTACCCATGAAGGGGAACTTCTCACGAACACGTACAGTAAACAAAATGTACGTGGCAACTTCCCATCGGAGACGAcagaagagggggggggcgagCCACGTCGCACCTGCACACCGAAGGATGCAGACCAAAGTGACGAAATcgaaatttggaaaaaactAAACCTGCTGCAGACGCTGAACGAAAGACTGAAATATCTCTCCAAGCCAACGTACGAAATCCTCGTGgaggaaaaatgtaaatacatGGCGAACAACATTTGGTGTTTCCTCCTCAACAATGAGGAACACTTCTTCGAAAAAGCCCCCCAAAGGAAGACCATTTTTGTCCTGTGCAGTGCCAACATATTACACAAATTGGTGGAGGAGATGGACCGTGCATATCTGAGTCTACATAAAAGATATGAATCGAACATAAGCAGTAACACTTTGGAGAGCCTGGTATTTGAAAACCCGTATACTTCCTACGGCACGTATGTTAAGCCTCACTGGCCCCTCATTCTTatcaaatattatttaattcctTCGTTCATTTTATATGCTATGCTGAACACCTTTTACGCGCTCACTGCATGGATTTACAAGTCTAATTTCCAGAGAAGTTCTCCCCTTTCACATAAAATCATAGACATAGAGGTGTaa
- a CDS encoding hypothetical protein, conserved (encoded by transcript PVX_101445A) has translation MGKQSESTPFKNFNSSRKTNGTNSASPTSSDRENSEIGFQNSRSDLLKHAGSRRKSNHKFYSYSRKFITVLNYIFCILGIICAWGAIDSLVQVISGRQVYLSLACYSTILFLALAFLMLYTYFLDRDYRPCDFF, from the exons ATGGGGAAGCAAAGCGAGTCAACGCCTTTCAAGAATTTCAACTCGTCCAGGAAAACGAACGGTACCAACTCGGCCAGTCCCACAAGTTCGGATCGAGAAAATTCGGAAATTGGCTTCCAAAATAGCAGAAGCGATTTGTTGAAGCATGCGGGAAGTAGAAGGAAGAGCAATCACAAGTTTTATTCCTACTCGCGGAAGTTCATAACCGTTTTGA aCTACATATTTTGCATCCTAGGAATTATATGCGCGTGGGGAGCCATA GACTCGCTCGTTCAGGTAATTTCCGGAAGGCAAGTGTACCTGTCGCTGGCGTGCTACTCCACCATTCTGTTTTTGGCCCTGGCGTTCCTAATGTTATACACTTACTTCCTGGATAGGGATTATCGAccatgtgattttttttga
- a CDS encoding hypothetical protein, conserved (encoded by transcript PVX_101440A) has product MAQDWKNTILQRMKRRNAAQSQRYEEVLTSYNSLVDEKNKLTAIIASFTSENVFLLNGKHLGNSLSNRENFIPNILNHCYTQREDYGGDSVTNRDISLSVASANDGTTEGSPGGATPSGATAKTQDSLTTNGVSKGEFLQVIKEKAKADEMILLLKNGLYEKKKILNILKKQNKTLNDALVKKEQQLNDKKEKLCKLQNVLSRQKKDIKLYASSNVSLKRKINLSQKKNQKVMNEFDAIRLSYFKIWKEAFQLKTCKKNLEKEYFAIRNELLQKKIENEKLLECLLKIKKAYRRQLSKVHRHMRNRKASYSLLSEKSKTPKGRFPKKQKFFLTLYWDKLHYMHGYHSCGEPRADTHHSHGKNNIFAKKKNNLLAILGRSSTHAEELPPRQDIPHGEKSQWGGNAPPSEAPHASGKSKYSVLREDVEVAHNKGSFFQNGGENHSHVGAMNLRNGCRANGRCHSPSNDRTQFVSNGLRRHRFQKIKGRLNVHTSSSVLCVSAFPGGCPQVDSHQHVRAKWGGRHPGCPSDSENQLSSSRVTNRGASGTSPVFYNNDCGSDVDIVSGGSGVGRASSVRGGGDHSELRDPRPAAMPAAWVAHPNDTLVTCAEDGSVAFVKIEKNKLTCIKRFQIAAQKIAATNVCVHPSSRYSLLSLSSHAICLVNNESSEVEKWYHAHDEKITSLHFLHHLSYEKELSPSGSPTESPFFYSTSLDKTVKFFHMERGSLYSLLCVNDAITCSCKANKQPLVLIGTRSGSVICYDVRIHNRGVSQAALYQKNIFDDAISGVSYSPDDRLIAIQSIGGKTKLLNANKINFFQCLENPDFLKNESPTCAPVFSADANELICTFPYTLIAHDVVTHSYASVVNDELGQVNGAHWLPGGSLCTIHADGNVAIW; this is encoded by the coding sequence ATGGCCCAAGATTGGAAAAACACAATTTTGCAACGCATGAAACGGAGGAACGCAGCGCAGAGCCAGAGATACGAAGAAGTACTAACCTCGTACAATTCCCTTgtggatgaaaaaaacaaactgacAGCCATCATCGCATCGTTCACATCAGAAAATGTGTTCTTGCTGAATGGCAAACATTTGGGCAACTCACTTTCCAATCGGGAAAATTTCATTCCCAACATTTTGAACCACTGCTATACGCAGCGTGAGGATTACGGTGGAGACAGTGTTACAAATCGGGACATCTCACTCAGCGTAGCGTCGGCGAATGATGGCACCACGGAGGGATCCCCAGGAGGGGCAACCCCGTCAGGAGCTACGGCCAAAACGCAGGACAGCCTCACAACAAATGGAGTCTCCAAAGGGGAATTCCTCCAAGTCAttaaggaaaaggcaaaagcaGACGAAATGATACTTCTCCTGAAAAACGGcctatatgaaaaaaaaaaaatcctcaacattttaaaaaaacaaaataaaacgttGAATGACGCACttgtgaaaaaggaacaacaaCTCAatgacaaaaaggaaaagttatGCAAACTGCAAAACGTTCTTAGTAGACAAAAGAAGGACATCAAATTGTACGCCAGCTCTAACGTATCCCTTAAGAGGAAAATCAATTTGagccaaaagaaaaaccaaaaagTAATGAACGAATTCGACGCAATCAGACTCTcctatttcaaaatatggaAAGAAGCCTTCCAACTCAAAACGTGCAAAAAGAATCTCGAGAAGGAGTACTTTGCCATCAGAAATGAGTTactacagaaaaaaatagaaaatgaaaaactccTTGAGTgtctattaaaaattaagaaagcGTACAGACGTCAGCTAAGCAAAGTGCACAGACATATGCGAAATCGTAAGGCCAGTTATTCCCTCCTTTCagagaaaagcaaaacgccCAAAGGGAGGTTTCCTAAAAaacagaaattttttttaaccctctACTGGGACAAACTACACTACATGCATGGCTATCATAGCTGTGGGGAACCTCGGGCGGATACTCACCATTCGCATGGTAAGaacaacatttttgcaaaaaaaaaaaacaatttgttAGCCATACTGGGTAGAAGTAGTACCCATGCTGAAGAGCTGCCCCCCCGTCAGGACATTCCCCACGGGGAGAAGTcccaatgggggggaaacgcaCCCCCGTCGGAAGCACCACATGCAAGTGGGAAAAGCAAATACAGCGTTTTGCGAGAGGATGTGGAGGTAGCACACAATAagggttccttttttcaaaacggtGGGGAAAACCACAGCCACGTGGGCGCGATGAATCTCCGAAATGGCTGCCGTGCGAATGGAAGATGCCATTCCCCGTCAAATGATCGAACTCAATTCGTTAGCAACGGTTTACGTAGACACCGTTTTCAGAAGATAAAGGGACGCCTAAATGTGCACACGAGCAGCAGTGTCCTCTGCGTTAGCGCCTTCCCGGGAGGATGTCCCCAGGTAGATTCACACCAACATGTGagggcaaaatgggggggaaggcaCCCCGGCTGTCCCTCCGATAGTGAGAACCAGTTGAGCTCATCAAGGGTAACAAATCGTGGTGCGAGTGGAACGTCGCCAGTTTTCTACAACAACGACTGCGGCAGTGATGTGGACATCGTTagcgggggtagcggcgttgGCCGTGCTAGCAGCGTTCGTGGCGGTGGAGACCACTCCGAGCTGAGGGACCCCCGGCCGGCCGCCATGCCTGCGGCTTGGGTTGCACACCCAAATGACACGCTCGTCACCTGCGCAGAGGACGGAAGCGTCGCCTTTGTAAagatagaaaaaaacaagctGACCTGCATCAAACGTTTCCAGATAGCTGCCCAGAAAATCGCAGCCACCAATGTGTGCGTACACCCCTCCAGCAGATACTCCCTACTCTCCCTAAGCAGCCATGCCATCTGCTTAGTAAATAACGAAAGTAGCGAAGTTGAAAAGTGGTACCACGCCCATgacgaaaaaataacatcgCTTCATTTTCTGCACCATCTCAGTTACGAAAAGGAGCTCTCCCCAAGTGGCTCCCCAACAGagagcccttttttttactcaacCAGTTTAGACAAAACGGTAAAATTTTTCCACATGGAAAGGGGAAGTCTGTATAGCTTACTTTGCGTAAACGATGCGATTACCTGTTCGTGCAAAGCAAACAAGCAGCCACTTGTCCTGATTGGGACGCGCTCCGGTTCAGTCATATGCTACGATGTGAGAATCCACAACAGAGGCGTATCCCAGGCCGCATTATATCAAAAGAACATTTTTGACGATGCAATTTCCGGTGTGAGTTACTCCCCAGATGATCGACTAATAGCAATACAGTCCATCGGGGGGAAAACCAAATTGCTAAacgcaaataaaattaatttttttcagtgcCTCGAAAATccagattttttaaaaaatgaaagtccCACGTGTGCCCCTGTTTTCTCGGCTGACGCGAATGAGCTGATTTGCACCTTCCCCTACACCTTAATTGCGCACGATGTCGTGACGCATTCTTACGCCAGCGTTGTTAACGACGAGCTTGGCCAAGTGAACGGCGCGCACTGGCTGCCGGGCGGCAGCCTCTGCACAATTCACGCGGACGGGAACGTCGCCATTTGGTGA
- a CDS encoding coronin, putative (encoded by transcript PVX_101450A), protein MRSAPDPSNNLFDDLRICSRVIDSCGLACSSGFVAVPWEVEGGGLIGAIRLENQMRKPPVIKLKGHTSSILDLQFNPCFSEILASGSEDLTIRVWEIPHNDESVKEIKDPQCILKGHKKKISIIDWNPMNYYIMCSSGFDSFVNIWDIENEKRAFQIIMPKKLSSLKWNVKGSLLSGTCVGKHMHIIDPRKKEIASSFHIHNGGKNTKNIWVDGLGGDENYILSTGFSKNNLREMKLWDLKNTSSALVTMSIDNASAPLIPHYDESTGLIYVIGKGDGNCRYYQHSLGSIRKVNEYKSCSPFRSFGFLPKQICDVYKCEIGRVYKNENNSSIRPISFYVPRKNPTKFQEDLYPPILMHDPDSSSRNWINGKDNKMERINVKDLTQDDLRITKKYKFVPQSFNSIIIGEEYTSKRTSIIRQFTKKFTFFKKGLHNDGFSSVDSFKESVFIYPKSFKEKGLLTEQGGAQFSSSNSLERGAEEAAREAAEEHPDEQPDEHPDEQFPLEGEPPCDGTSRGTSELPVRSGDPVRLARGRTRRGSGANCFDALRCARLCRRREF, encoded by the exons ATGAGATCTGCGC CGGACCCTTCGAATAACCTTTTTGACGACCTGCGAATATGCTCGAGGGTGATCGACTCGTGCGGCCTTGCGTGCAGCTCGGGGTTTGTGGCG GTGCCCTGGGAAGTGGAGGGCGGCGGGCTGATCGGGGCCATTCGGCTGGAGAACCAAATGCGGAAGCCGCCAGTGATCAAGCTGAAGGGGCACACGTCGAGCATCCTGGACCTGCAGTTCAACCCCTGCTTCAGTGAAATCTTGGCATCCGGTTCGGAAGATTTGACCATCCGTGTGTGGGAGATACCACACAATGATGAGTCCgtgaaagaaataaaagatCCACAGTGCATTCTAAaagggcataaaaaaaaaatatcaattaTAGACTGGAACCCAATGAACTACTACATCATGTGCTCCAGCGGATTCGACTCCTTTGTAAACATATGGGACATAGAAAATGAGAAGAGAGCTTTCCAAATTATAATGCCAAAGAAATTGTCTTCTTTAAAATGGAACGTCAAGGGTAGCTTGCTAAGTGGCACATGTGTGGGGAAGCACATGCATATTATAGATCccaggaaaaaggaaatagcATCCAGCTTCCACATACataatggggggaaaaatacaaaaaatatttgggTGGATGGATTAGGTGGGGATGAAAACTACATCCTAAGTACAGGGTTTTCTAAGAATAATTTAAGAGAAATGAAATTGtgggatttaaaaaatacttccTCTGCTTTAGTAACCATGTCTATAGACAACGCATCTGCTCCGTTGATCCCACATTATGATGAAAGCACTGGGTTGATATACGTCATTGGGAAGGGGGATGGGAACTGCAGGTACTATCAACACTCACTTGGAAGCATACGTAAGGTAAATGAATACAAGTCTTGTTCCCCATTTAGATCATTTGGATTTTTACcaaaacaaatttgtgaTGTGTATAAGTGTGAAATTGGGAGAGTGTATAAGAACGAAAATAATAGTAGCATTAGACCCATCTCTTTTTATGTGCCCAGAAAGAATCCTACGAAATTTCAGGAGGATTTGTATCCACCCATTCTAATGCACGACCCAGATAGCTCTTCCAGAAATTGGATTAACGGAAAGgataacaaaatggagaggatAAATGTAAAAGACTTAACACAGGATGATTTGAGAATTACCAAAAAGTACAAATTTGTCCCGCAGTCCTTTAATAGCATCATTATAGGGGAAGAATACACGTCCAAGAGGACTTCCATCATTAGGCAGTTTACTAagaaatttactttttttaaaaaggggctcCACAATGATGGCTTCTCCTCTGTGGATAGCTTCAAGGAGTCTGTTTTTATCTACCCCAAGAGCTTCAAGGAGAAGGGGCTGCTCACTGAGCAGGGCGGCGCGCAGTTCTCGTCCAGCAATTCCCTGGAGAGGGGGGCGGAAGAAGCGGCGCgcgaagcggcggaggagcATCCAGATGAGCAGCCAGATGAACACCCAGATGAGCAGTTCCCTTTGGAAGGCGAACCCCCGTGCGACGGGACCAGCAGGGGCACAAGCGAGCTGCCCGTGCGTTCTGGGGACCCCGTTCGGCTGGCGCGGGGGAGGACCCGCcgggggagcggcgcgaACTGTTTCGACGCACTGCGCTGTGCGCGTCTGTGCAGGAGGAGGGAATTCTAA
- a CDS encoding thymidylate kinase, putative (encoded by transcript PVX_101455A) codes for MDSTNSSTNDGTKKKGKFIVFEGLDRSGKSTQSKLLVEHLRRKNVEVNHLCFPNRETPTGQIIAKYLKMQSDMTNETIHLLFSANRWELMGEIKRLLASGVWVVCDRYAYSGVAYSAGALKLSKTWCMNPDQGLIKPDVVFYLNVPPNYAQNRSEYGEEIYEKVEVQKRIYETYKNFSQEDYWINLDGTKNIDDIHQDVINEITKLEPVHEELFTFLWS; via the exons ATGGATTCAACAAATAGTAGTACCAATGATGGCAccaaaaagaaggggaaatttATCGTCTTTGAGGGCCTCGATAG GTCTGGCAAATCGACTCAGTCCAAACTGCTAGTGGAGCActtgaggaggaaaaatgtgGAAGTCAACCATTTGTGTTTCCCCA ACAGGGAAACCCCCACGGGACAAATAATCGCCAAGTATTTGAAAATGCAGAGCGACATGACGAACGAAACCATCCACCTACTGTTCTCGGCAAACCGATGGGAGctaat GGGCGAAATTAAACGCCTGCTGGCCAGCGGCGTGTGGGTTGTCTGCGACAGATATGCCTACTCGGGGGTGGCCTACTCTGCGGGAGCGCTT AAATTGTCCAAAACCTGGTGCATGAACCCCGACCAAGGCCTAATCAAACCGGACGTCGTTTTTTACCTCAACGTCCCTCCCAACTACGCCCAAAACAGATCGGAATATG GCGAAGAAATTTACGAGAAAGTCGAAGTCCAGAAGAGGATATACGAAACgtataaaaatttctccCAAGAGGATTATTGGATAAACCTTGACGGGACAAAAAACATCGAC GACATACACCAAGATGTTATAAACGAGATAACCAAACTGGAGCCAGTGCATGAAGAgctgttcacatttttgtggtCGTAG